A window of Bacillus sp. DX3.1 genomic DNA:
CACAGTGAACGTATCATAGCTACTCGAAATAATCGGTAACTTTAACTCATCTGCTAATCTTTTCACATGTTCTTCTGTATCAAATCCACCTGTAATTAATACAGCAGCTCCTTCTTCTAACGCCAATTGATGTGCTTGCGTACGATTCCCAATGATAAGCAAGTTCCCTGCTTCTGTATAACGCATCATCGCTTCTAACTTCATCGCCCCGATGAGAAATTTATTTAATGTCTTATGTAGTCCTTCTCTTCCGCCAAGTACTTGACCATCAACAATATTGACAACTTCTGCAAAAGTCAGTTTTTCAATATTCTCTTTTTTCTTCTGTTCAATACGTATTGTCCCAACCCGTTCAATTGTACTAACATACCCTTTATTCTCCGCATCTTTAATCGCACGGTAAGCTGTCCCTTCACTTACACTCAATTCTTTTGCAATTTGACGCACAGAAATTTTATGCCCTATCGGCAGACTATTGATATATTCTAAAATTTGATTATGTTTGGTAGCCAAATGGTTTCACCATACTTTCTTTTCCCTAAATTCTTCGTGTGCTGTATTTCAGTATACTATATTTTCCAAACTGTTACACTGTATCTTTATATACCTGTACTATTTTTTTTATAACAAAATGACTCTTACAACAGTGTAATGCTATTGTCATCTCATTCGATAGTTTGTCCCTAACTTCAGAGGTACAATAAAGACAAGAAATCAAACAAAGGAGCGATGCGATATGAAAAATTTTTTAGAAGTTGTAGGTGCAGTATTCTTAGCATTCGTAGACGGAAAAAGAGTTGCAATGGAGTTAAATGAAACACCGAAACAAGAATTGCAAAAAACGAAAGAAACACCTAAACAAACACAGACTTTCAAACCTATACTACACACGTAAAAAACCCTTCACTTTGTATCCAAATGAAGGGTTTCTTTTTTATAATGTAATAGCCTCCCCGGCTTCTAACACTTTTCCGGTACTACCTATTAATTTCCCTATAAAAAGATATGGATCTTGTTCAATAACAGGGAACGTATTATAGTGCATTGGGACAACGATTTTCGCCCCAATCCATTCTGCTGCAAGCACAGCATCTTCTGGTCCCATTGTAAAATTATCACCAATTGGTAAAAATGCCACATCGATTTGATTGAGAGAGCCAATCAGTTTCATATCAGAAAATAACGCCGTATCCCCTGCATGGTACACTGTTTTGTCTTCTGCCGTGAATAAGATTCCTGCTGGCATCCCTGTATATGTAATCGTTTTGTTATCTTCATCAATATAACTAGAACCATGGAATGCTTGTGTAAATTTCACTTTTCCAAAATCAAATACATGTGAACCACCAATGTGCATTGGATGCGTATTTACACCTTGCCATCCTAAAAATGTCGCAAGTTCAAACGGTGCAACAACAACCGCATTATTTTTCTTTGCAAGTGCTACTGTATCGCCGACATGATCACCATGACCGTGGGATAAAATAATTGCATCCACTTTTACCTCTTCAGCTTTTAAATCGGTTTTCGGATTACCTGTCAGAAACGGATCAATTAAAATAACTTTTCCATGCGTTTCAATTTTCACAACTGAATGGCCGTGATAAGATATTTTCATTCTTTACATTCCTCCCTTATTTACATTCACACCTTTTATTCTACATGAGTTCACAATTTCCTGTCTTTTCAAATAGCGATTCACTTGTCATAACGCTTTCATCCGATGTAAAGTTATACATGTAACGGAAATCTCGGAGGTGCAAATATATGAATACTAGATTAGAAAAATTAACGCAATGGCTACAAGAACAAAACGTGGAAGCTGCATTCTTAACTTCTACACCGAACGTCTTCTACATGACGAACTTCCATTGTGAACCACACGAAAGACTACTCGGTCTATTTGTATTCCAAGAGAAAGAACCAATTTTAATCTGTCCTAAAATGGAAGAAGGCCAAGCTCGAAACGCTGGCTGGGCACACGAAATCATTGGATTTACTGACACAGACAAGCCATGGGACATGATTGCGAAAACAATCGCAGATCGCGGCATTGATGCAAATGCAGTTGCAATTGAAAAAGAACATTTAAATGTAGAACGCTATGAAGAATTAACAAAATTATTCCCAAAAGCAGCTTTCAAATCTGCTGAAGAAAAAGTACGCGAACTTCGTTTAATTAAAGATGAAAAAGAACTTTCTATTTTACGTCAGGCCGCTTACATGGCAGACTTTGCTGTTGAAATTGGTGTAAATGCCATCGAGGAAAACCGCAGTGAATTAGAAGTTTTAGCAATTATCGAGCATGAGTTAAAGAAAAAAGGCATACATAAAATGTCCTTTGACACAATGGTATTAACAGGCGCAAATTCTGCACTACCACACGGTATACCAGGTGGAAACAAAATGCAGCGCGGCGACTTTGTACTGTTTGACTTAGGTGTAATTATTGATGGTTACTGTTCTGACATTACACGTACAGTTGCGTTTGGCGATATTTCAGAAGAACAAACTCGCATTTATAACACTGTACTCGCAGGACAATTACAAGCAATTGAAACATGTAAACCAGGCGTTACATTTGGCGAAATCGACCGTGCCGCTCGCTCTGTTATCGCAGATGCAGGTTACGGCGAATTCTTCCCACACCGCCTTGGTCACGGACTCGGCATTAGCGTACACGAATATCCAGATGTAAAAGAAGGCAACCAATCTCCATTAAAAGAAGGAATGGTCTTCACAATCGAACCAGGTATTTACGTACCAAACGTAGGTGGCGTTCGTATTGAGGATGATATTTACGTAACAAAAGACGGCGTGGAAATTTTAACAAAATTCCCGAAAGAATTACAGTTTGTGAAATAAAGAAAAAAGGTAGCTTAGTCGCTACCTTTTTTCTTTAAAACTATCATTTCTCTCTACTATTTCAAATTTCTTAACAATCATTTGTCCTGGATAACTTGTAAATACCTCAGAAGACCATACTTTTACTTTATAACCTGATTTCAACTGTTTATATGCGCTTTTATCATCAAATTTTAGAATCATGTCAGCTGGAACTTTCTCATTTATTTGTCGATCCATATAACTTTGTAACTCTTCTTTTGTTTCAAAATTTTTATTAGTAATGAAATATACAGTATCATTTCTCAACATCACGTAGCCTTCTTCTGTAGCAGTTTGTTTAAATGTACATGATGTTAATATTGTAAGAGAAGGGCCCAACAAAACGAACATACAAATCATTGAGATTTTCTTCTTCATTTCATCCTCCTTAGCAACTCTTCTCATTATTCATTGTGTACAATTCATTTTCATCACAACATTAAAATTAAGAATATTCCCACTAAAGGAAGGTAAAATTATAAAACAACTTCAGCAGCAACTAGAGGAGTTACGCTTGAATCATTACACGATAGATTCTACGATTAACCTAGATGAATTAAGTTCGAACATGCTCCAACATATCGGTACACGAGATGGCTATTTACGAGACAAATTAATCTATACGACCTTTTGGCATCTCATCACAAACGACCATATTGCACACACGCAATTACAGCAATTATTATCACAAAGTGTAAGCGAATAATAAATTGAAACGTTGTTAAAAGAATTCCGCAAATACTACTAAAAACGAAGGCACTCAGAAAGTACCTTCGTTCATTTCACTAATCTTTAATTGAAAATGCACGATCCAAACTGAGAAAAGGTGTACAAAAATAGCAATTGCCATACACATCCCGCTCAAAAAAGCCCAAACTGGATGCGAATAATACTGTCCTAAACAATAAGATGCCCCAATAAAAATCATCGTTATGTATAGATAAATTGCCCCATGTATTTGCTTCATAAAAGCCCCCTTTTCCCATATTATAACATATATCATTAACTCCTTTCTAACCGAGCAGTAATCCTCACTTTATTGTTTCTCAACCGTTACACAGCTTTTCCAAAAAATTTCTACAAACAAAAAAACACATCACATTTGATGTGTTTACCAATCTACATTCACATTCAAAAATATCATTGTATTACTTCATCGCTTCTTTTACACCGTCTTGAATCATAACAACTTCAGTTTTCATATCAACAGCAGGTGTTTCCTCATCAATACATTCATACCAAAACTCTAAATGCTTCTTATCAATTTCATACTGAGAATTTTCGACATCCGTCCCGCCTTCGCCTTGAACAGAGTACCAATATAAATACTCCTCCCCATCTTTTATTTCCCGGAAAATTGTCTCAACATACATTTTCTCGTCGTTTAATGTCAAAAGAACTTCTTTCATATGATTGTTAAGTAGCTTCATCCACTCATCAACGCGATGACTCTTCCCTTGTTTCACTTTGAATCTTGTTAATTCGACGTTCATCTTTTACTCCTCCACTTTCTTGTGCACATATAAAACGTATTCTACTGGATTATCAAAACCTAGTTTACTAGCTAACTTTTGCGAAGGAATGTTATCAACATTACAATCCCAGCACGGCGTAATATCATTTTGTATGCAATGTTCTATGAAATAAGCTGCGACTAATTGAGCAAATCCTCTTCCTTGATAATCTGGATGTGTTGCAATATCAATTTCAGCCAAACGATTACTTTTAAAAATCGAGACACATTCAGCAACTACTTTTTGATCTTGTAGAACACAAAATCCAACACCACCATTTAAAAAAGCTTCTTTTGAACCCCAATATTCTTTATAATACTGCTCCGTAAATTCAGTACTTTTTTCTATTATGTTTTTATTAATACGCATAATTTTATATGTGGAATCATCTAATTCTCTTTTTCTATCTTCAAATCTATCCCTCTGAAATAGAAATGTTTTTCGAGGTATTTTCATAAAATAATCACTGAAATGATTTTCAATAACAGTCTCCCACTCTATACTAGAAACAAATAATGTGAATCGCTTATTCTTTGTTAAAACGTCATTTTGAATATAAGAAAACAAAGTATACTGAAATTCCTGATCATGAGTATCTCCAAATAGATAATAAATCCCATTAGCAGTCGCAATCATTCCTGCTGTTAATCTCTCGTTTACAAAAATTTCACCGTCTATCATTCGATCACATACTGCATAGGCAAAGGTAGATGTTCGTTTGTTACCTTCTAAAACCGGAAGAATCGTATAATATTCTGCTAAAGCTAACCTTCTCATACATTCTCCACAATAACCGTATCCGCTTCTAAGTTTTCAAAACAAAGATTAACAGTTCGCTGTAGCGCCCTCGTTCGATGAATTGTACCTGCCGGAATCAAAATAGAATCGTTCGGTTTTAGTACAGCTGTATCCTTATCTTGAAAATCGATAAGCAATTCTCCCTCTAATACGATAAATAACTCATCCGAATTAGAATGAAAGTGCCAATCATATTCCCCTGTAAAAACCGCAATCCGTAAACAATGGCTATTCACATTTGATACGACAAAATTTTTATGTTGTTCTGTAATATCTTTTGTGAATTTTAATAGGTTTACTTTTTCCATCTTTATCCCCACCCCTTAATTCATTTACTACTTCCCCCAAAACCATCCCAGTGCAATAATAGTCATACAAACCCAAAAGCCTATTGTTCCAAAATCAATATCTTTTTCCTGTTTCTTCTTCCTGACCTTTTTCACTTCTTCTTTTAATTCCTGTACAGTTCGTTCTAAACTAACGATAGCTTCCTTCATCTCATTCTATTCATTTTTTCTTTTACTCTCTCCTGTGGTTCTTTTGCTAAATTCATTGCTGTACACCCTTTTTGCGACGTTCTATTCCATTCTAATGATCTCGTTTTTTCCTAAACTATTTTTTATTAGCCATCTCTTTCAAAATCGCCTCATTTCATTCTGAATAATGAAATATTTCAAGGTGAATTGCTTTCATTTTTAATCTCCACCACCTCCACAATCTCCTCCTCCATCACTTGAACTACTACAGTCGTTACTGCTGTAGTCCATAAATCCGCTTGAAGAATAAGAAGAACCTTTTTTCCTCTTTGAACTCCCTTTATCCCTTCCAGACGACAGTAATTCTACAAACACTAGAACATATAAGGCAATTGCTATTAATATAAAAACAACAATTAATAGTATATGTAAAGAAACGGATGGGACCTCTAAATTCCCTAAATAAACAAAGATACAGATCCCAGTAACAAAATAAATAATGCTCGCTGCATCTATAAGACCATTTACAAATTTAGATCTGGGCTTCTTTTTTACTACAATGTTGCCATTTTTATTGGAACCCGTATAACCTTGTTTCTTTCGCTTTTTCCGGTTACTCTTTCTCCGGTTACTCTTTCTCCCCATCAAATCCCCTCTTCTAATACAGATATTTTCTATATAATTCCAAATTATCATAAAAAGAATCGCATTAACAAGAGAAAATATACACACCAAATGATAAAATTCCAGTAATATATCCCTGCTACCTATAATTCCTTTCATTTAAACTGCACAATATGTTTTCTAATATTTAAATAACAAAAAAGACCCTCCTTATCCAAGGAAGGTCTCACAATTTTTCTATTATGATAAAGCAGGAGCCTTTTCAAGAAGCTCTTTCGCATCAGCGTATTGTAAGCCATGTGCTTCCGCAACTGCTTCGAATGTTACATAGCCGTCTAATGTATTAATACCTTTTAATAATGCAGAGTTGCTTAGGCAAGCTTGTTTGTAGCCTTTGTTTGCAATTTGTACTGCATATGGTACTGTTACGTTCGTTAATGCAAGAGTTGATGTACGTGGAACTGCACCAGGCATGTTTGCAACTGCATAGTGAACAACGCCGTGTTTTTCATAAGTTGGGTTATCATGAGTTGTAATGCGATCAGTTGTTTCAAAGATACCACCTTGGTCAATCGCAATATCTACTACAACAGAACCCGGTTCCATCGATTGAATCATTTCTGTTGTTACAAGTTTTGGTGCTTTTGCACCTGGAATTAATACTGCACCAATGACAAGATCAGATTCTTTTACAGCTTGTGCAATGTTGTATGGATTAGACATTAACGTTTTTACTTGGTTGCCAAAAATGTCATCTAATTGACGAAGACGTTCTGCACTTAAGTCGATAATCGTTACGTCAGCCCCTAAACCTACTGCGATTTTCGCTGCGTTTGTACCAGCTTGGCCACCGCCGATAATTGTTACTTTTCCGCGTTTTACCCCTGGAACACCTGCAAGTAAAATACCTTTGCCGCCTTTATTTTTTTCAAGGAATTGTGCACCAATTTGCGCAGACATACGACCAGCTACTTCACTCATAGGTGCAAGTAGTGGTAAAGAACGATTATCTAATTGTACTGTTTCATAAGCGATTGATACAACTTTGTTATCAATTAAAGCTTTTGTTAATTCCGGTTCTGGAGCTAAGTGTAAGTATGTGAATAAAATTAAACCTTCGCGGAAGTAATTATATTCGCTTTCAATTGGCTCTTTTACCTTCATAACCATATCTTGATTCCATGCTTCTTCAGCCGTTTCAACAATTTTCGCTCCAGCTTGTACGTATTCTTCATCCGTAAAACCAGATCCTAAACCTGCACCCTTTTGGACAAAAACTTCATGACCATTGTGTACTAAATGTACAGCACCAGCTGGCGTCATTGCCACGCGGTTTTCATTGTTTTTAATTTCTGTTGGAATACCGATACGCATTACTAATTCCCCCTTGAGTTATAAAATGACCCCTGAATTATAGTTTTTAAAGCGCTTTCTCTACTCTTATATTTTAACATAAAATTTCAATATTTGACAAAAATAATGCAAGTTTTCCGATAGAATTTACCCCGCATTAACGGACAGTAATATTCCCCTCTCAAGATGAAAAAAAGAAAAGAAACTAGGTGGGGGATACACTGTCCGTAAAAGCCCGATTGGTTCGCCCCACTCACTTTATCTATATAAATCTATTTTGATTTTTCGACATATAGCCACGGCTATGGATAACAAAAGGTCACCTGCACTCGTTTTCTCTCTTTGTTTTCACTATGTCTGGGCAGGAAAAGAATCTGACCGCTTCTATGCATGGCCGGATGCTCTCTCCCACCTAAAAAGAAGGGTTTTATGTCGTTTCTTTTATTTATATTTATCTATTTTTGTCGATAACGATGAATAACATCAACTGCCCCTGTTACTTCTATAATTGTACCTGTAATCATATCCGAATCTTCTTCACATAAAAATGAAATCGTTCGAGCAATATCTTCTCCTGTTCCCGATCTACCAATAGGCGTCCGGTCATCTTGCATCGTACGTGCTTCTTGAATGGTCGCTTCTTTCATCTCACCAATAATATCCCCTGGACAAACCATATTAGATGTAATGCCATACTCTGCTTCCTCATACGCAACTGTTTTTGTTAACGAAACAAGTCCTACCTTCGAAGCTGCAAATGCTGATCGATACATCCACCCAGGCGCACTATCTGCCCCTTGAAATCCATAATTGATAATGCGGCCAAAATGCTGTCTCCTCATAACAGGAACGACGAGCTTTAATAAACGGAATACGGCTGTTAGGTTTCCTTGTATCATTTCATCCCATTCATCTTCTTCGTAATCAATTAACTTTTTTCGTTCAAATACATAAGGACCTGCATTATTAATTAAAAAATCGATTTTGCCAAATCGGCCGATTGCTTCTTCTACTATTTTATGTAAATCTTCTTTTTTCGTGACATCCGCTTGGACAAATTGCAGCCGTTCTTCTATATGTTTATATTTTTCTCGCATTTTTTCTACAGCTTTTACATCGCTGTGATATGTTACGGTTACTGAATATCCTTTAGCCAATAATTTCTCTGTTACTTGCTTTCCTAAACCTTTCGTACCGGCTGTAATGAGCGCGTGTCTCACAAACATGCCTCCTTTTAAATTGCTATACTTCATATGTAACAAGTTCTTACTACAATTACAACTAAAAAGAATTGAAACAGACTTTTCAAAATTCTGTAACGTTTCCGGTAAGCACGTTACCATATTTTGTTTTATAATCAAGTTGTAAAGGGTTATAAAAAAGAATTGGGAGGAATCTACTATGAATAATACATATACAAATATTTTAATTGCAGTGGACGGTTCCAAAGAAGCAGAAAAAGCATTTAAAAAAGCCATTC
This region includes:
- a CDS encoding cupin domain-containing protein, which gives rise to MEKVNLLKFTKDITEQHKNFVVSNVNSHCLRIAVFTGEYDWHFHSNSDELFIVLEGELLIDFQDKDTAVLKPNDSILIPAGTIHRTRALQRTVNLCFENLEADTVIVENV
- a CDS encoding DUF3221 domain-containing protein, whose translation is MKKKISMICMFVLLGPSLTILTSCTFKQTATEEGYVMLRNDTVYFITNKNFETKEELQSYMDRQINEKVPADMILKFDDKSAYKQLKSGYKVKVWSSEVFTSYPGQMIVKKFEIVERNDSFKEKR
- a CDS encoding GNAT family N-acetyltransferase; amino-acid sequence: MRRLALAEYYTILPVLEGNKRTSTFAYAVCDRMIDGEIFVNERLTAGMIATANGIYYLFGDTHDQEFQYTLFSYIQNDVLTKNKRFTLFVSSIEWETVIENHFSDYFMKIPRKTFLFQRDRFEDRKRELDDSTYKIMRINKNIIEKSTEFTEQYYKEYWGSKEAFLNGGVGFCVLQDQKVVAECVSIFKSNRLAEIDIATHPDYQGRGFAQLVAAYFIEHCIQNDITPCWDCNVDNIPSQKLASKLGFDNPVEYVLYVHKKVEE
- a CDS encoding metal-dependent hydrolase, which produces MKISYHGHSVVKIETHGKVILIDPFLTGNPKTDLKAEEVKVDAIILSHGHGDHVGDTVALAKKNNAVVVAPFELATFLGWQGVNTHPMHIGGSHVFDFGKVKFTQAFHGSSYIDEDNKTITYTGMPAGILFTAEDKTVYHAGDTALFSDMKLIGSLNQIDVAFLPIGDNFTMGPEDAVLAAEWIGAKIVVPMHYNTFPVIEQDPYLFIGKLIGSTGKVLEAGEAITL
- the ald gene encoding alanine dehydrogenase codes for the protein MRIGIPTEIKNNENRVAMTPAGAVHLVHNGHEVFVQKGAGLGSGFTDEEYVQAGAKIVETAEEAWNQDMVMKVKEPIESEYNYFREGLILFTYLHLAPEPELTKALIDNKVVSIAYETVQLDNRSLPLLAPMSEVAGRMSAQIGAQFLEKNKGGKGILLAGVPGVKRGKVTIIGGGQAGTNAAKIAVGLGADVTIIDLSAERLRQLDDIFGNQVKTLMSNPYNIAQAVKESDLVIGAVLIPGAKAPKLVTTEMIQSMEPGSVVVDIAIDQGGIFETTDRITTHDNPTYEKHGVVHYAVANMPGAVPRTSTLALTNVTVPYAVQIANKGYKQACLSNSALLKGINTLDGYVTFEAVAEAHGLQYADAKELLEKAPALS
- a CDS encoding SDR family oxidoreductase → MKYSNLKGGMFVRHALITAGTKGLGKQVTEKLLAKGYSVTVTYHSDVKAVEKMREKYKHIEERLQFVQADVTKKEDLHKIVEEAIGRFGKIDFLINNAGPYVFERKKLIDYEEDEWDEMIQGNLTAVFRLLKLVVPVMRRQHFGRIINYGFQGADSAPGWMYRSAFAASKVGLVSLTKTVAYEEAEYGITSNMVCPGDIIGEMKEATIQEARTMQDDRTPIGRSGTGEDIARTISFLCEEDSDMITGTIIEVTGAVDVIHRYRQK
- a CDS encoding DUF6176 family protein, with the translated sequence MNVELTRFKVKQGKSHRVDEWMKLLNNHMKEVLLTLNDEKMYVETIFREIKDGEEYLYWYSVQGEGGTDVENSQYEIDKKHLEFWYECIDEETPAVDMKTEVVMIQDGVKEAMK
- a CDS encoding phosphodiesterase; this translates as MKEAIVSLERTVQELKEEVKKVRKKKQEKDIDFGTIGFWVCMTIIALGWFWGK
- the pepQ gene encoding Xaa-Pro dipeptidase; translation: MNTRLEKLTQWLQEQNVEAAFLTSTPNVFYMTNFHCEPHERLLGLFVFQEKEPILICPKMEEGQARNAGWAHEIIGFTDTDKPWDMIAKTIADRGIDANAVAIEKEHLNVERYEELTKLFPKAAFKSAEEKVRELRLIKDEKELSILRQAAYMADFAVEIGVNAIEENRSELEVLAIIEHELKKKGIHKMSFDTMVLTGANSALPHGIPGGNKMQRGDFVLFDLGVIIDGYCSDITRTVAFGDISEEQTRIYNTVLAGQLQAIETCKPGVTFGEIDRAARSVIADAGYGEFFPHRLGHGLGISVHEYPDVKEGNQSPLKEGMVFTIEPGIYVPNVGGVRIEDDIYVTKDGVEILTKFPKELQFVK